A single genomic interval of Sander lucioperca isolate FBNREF2018 chromosome 9, SLUC_FBN_1.2, whole genome shotgun sequence harbors:
- the dnai4 gene encoding WD repeat-containing protein 78 isoform X2 produces the protein MSTSVAKEERKKRRTLVLRPSSRTINISVSGIHGVNQSTRDTNSVVGSPSRKSFSLGGSSKVLEKSAIQTQRQAVRVFDDEGNDVTPQPLHHADPAAAQAKASRLFLDEISAGSASDQITATGSFAMPFSRLGSSRISSQSTIESMNEEIEDTFSKRDMPVNFPDVQGKRDTVKEQVTEDMLKEVIDLYISETDSISLLDIPSTFVSVDADDAEPIMERNNQYAEACRSRMDNDKYVDQSVQTLNGATKNKQVQSDSIVMVDKATTVTSWDVYDSLISPEQDEKLCSPELGRAQCPEAAVDSGRGAERSVSVGSTDSTASAASSLKEVEALGNSLNAESDLQLIMLSEKFQHCLLVMERSILGNIFQPQLAAYRQLPVIEDPESPVKPGMGEQREEDAESPRSPAVVRLWAFSCELSRGSSVSSMAWNKKNPDLLAVGYGEFGSSNQKPGLVCCWSLKNPTWPERVIRCDSAVTSLDFSSNNPSQLAVGMQDGSIAIYNVKSRDNKACFISSSGCPNRHLDPVWQLRWTQQELSLTGEEKVESLFSVAADGRISKWFVSNNGLDCIDLMKLKKSHNTKKKAGGTTTGKKTESVLSALTPGLCFDFHPTDASVYLVGTWEGLIHKCSCSNSQQFLETFKKHFCPVNHVTWSPLSPDVFLSCSADWTIQLWKQDHHKPVLGFTSTQRTVCDIKWSPKWATVFGAVNEGQLEIWDLNSSILDPVIVQPAAAGVKMNSLLFAPQTDCVLVGDSDGQVTVYQLRNLCVGDSSQVDVLEGIIRSAVPG, from the exons ATGTCTACCTCTGTggcaaaagaagaaagaaagaagagacgTACTCTGGTTCTAAGGCC CTCTTCTCGAACAATAAATATTTCGGTGTCAGGCATACATGGAGTCAACCAAAGTACAAGAGACACAAACAGCGTCGTCGGTTCCCCGAGCAGGAAAAGTTTCAGCCTGGGCGGTAGCAGCAAAGTTCTGGAGAAGAGCGCCATTCAAACTCAGAGACAAGCTGTTCGG GTGTTTGATGATGAAGGCAATGACGTCACTCCTCAGCCGCTGCACCATGCAGATCCAGCAGCTGCGCAGGCCAAAGCCAGCAGGTTGTTTCTGGATGAAATCTCCGCTGGATCCGCATCAGATCAGATAACAGCCACCGGGAGCTTTGCTATGCCTTTCTCCAGG TTAGGAAGCAGCAGAATATCCAGCCAGTCTACCATAGAGTCGATGAATGAGGAGATTGAGGATACATTTTCCAAACGGGACATGCCCGTCAACTTCCCAG ATGTGCAGGGGAAAAGAGACACTGTGAAAGAACAGGTGACAGAAGACATGTTGAAAGAGGTCATAGATCTCTACATCTCTGAGACAGACAGCATTTCACTGCTGGACATACCCAGCACCTTTGTGTCAGTAGACGCCGATGACGCAGAACCTATCAT GGAGAGAAACAATCAGTATGCTGAGGCTTGCAGGAGCAGAATGGACAACGATAAGTATGTGGATCAATCAGTGCAGACGTTGAATGGAGCAACTAAAAACAAACAGGTCCAGAGCGACAGCATTGTCATGGTGGACAAAG CCACGACTGTTACCAGCTGGGATGTGTATGACAGTTTGATCAGCCCTGAGCAGGATGAAAAGCTGTGCAGCCCTGAACTGGGGAGGGCTCAGTGTCCCGAGGCTGCTGTGGACAGTGGCAGAGGTGCAGAGAGGAGCGTGTCAGTGGGCAGCACAGACAGTACAG CCAGTGCTGCCAGCTCATTGAAAGAAGTGGAGGCGCTTGGGAACAGTTTAAACGCTGAGTCAGACTTGCAGCTGATCATGCTGTCAGAGAAATTCCAACACTGCTTACTAGTGATGGAGAGGAGCATTCTGGGAAACATTTTCCAACCCCAGCTGGCTGCTTACAGACAGCTGCCCGTAATAGAAG ACCCAGAGAGTCCGGTGAAGCCTGGGAtgggggagcagagggaggaggaTGCAGAGAGCCCTAGATCTCCGGCCGTGGTGCGTCTCTGGGCTTTCAGCTGTGAGCTCAGCCGAGGGAGCAGCGTCAGCAGCATGGCCTGGAACAAGAAGAACCCg GACCTTCTGGCTGTGGGCTATGGTGAGTTTGGCTCCAGTAACCAGAAACCAGGCCTGGTGTGCTGCTGGTCTCTCAAAAATCCCACG TGGCCGGAGCGTGTCATCCGCTGTGACAGCGCTGTGACTTCCCTGGATTTCTCATCCAATAACCCCAGTCAGCTGGCTGTGGGCATGCAAGATGGCAGCATCGCTATCTACAACGTGAAGAGTCGAGACAACAAGGCCTGTTTCATCAGCAGCAG tGGATGTCCCAACAGGCACTTGGATCCAGTGTGGCAGCTTAGGTGGACCCAACAGGAGTTGAGTCTGACAGGAGAAGAGAAGGTGGAATCTCTGTTTTCTGTGGCTGCAGATGGCAGGATCAGCAAGTGGTTTGTCAGCAACAATGGCCTCGACTGCATAG actTGATGAAGCTGAAGAAGAGTCACAACACAAAGAAGAAGGCTGGAGGGACCACCACAGGGAAGAAGACAGAAAGTGTTCTGTCAGCGCTGACTCCTGGTCTGTGCTTTGACTTCCATCCAACA GATGCCAGTGTCTACTTGGTTGGCACATGGGAAGGTCTCATCCACAAATGCTCCTGTTCCAACAGTCAGCAGTTTCTGGAGACGTTCAAGAAGCACTTT TGTCCTGTGAACCACGTCACATGGAGTCCACTCAGTCCAGATGTGTTCCTGAGCTGCTCGGCTGACTGGACCATCCAGCTGTGGAAGCAGGACCACCATAAGCCCGTGTTAGGCTTCACCTCCACCCAGAGAACGGTGTGCGACATCAAGTGGTCCCCAAAGTGGGCGACAGTATTCGGAGCCGTTAATGAGGGACAGCTGGAGATCTGGGACCTGAATTCAAGCAT CTTGGACCCAGTCATTGTGCAGCCTGCTGCCGCTGGTGTGAAGATGAACTCCCTGCTGTTTGCCCCTCAGACAGACTGTGTCCTGGTCGGAGACAGCGATGGACAGGTGACCGTCTACCAGCTCAGGAACCTCTGTGTGGGAGACAGCAGCCAG GTGGATGTTCTGGAGGGCATCATCCGCTCTGCGGTTCCTGGATAG
- the dnai4 gene encoding WD repeat-containing protein 78 isoform X1, whose translation MSTSVAKEERKKRRTLVLRPSSRTINISVSGIHGVNQSTRDTNSVVGSPSRKSFSLGGSSKVLEKSAIQTQRQAVRVFDDEGNDVTPQPLHHADPAAAQAKASRLFLDEISAGSASDQITATGSFAMPFSRSILGSSRISSQSTIESMNEEIEDTFSKRDMPVNFPDVQGKRDTVKEQVTEDMLKEVIDLYISETDSISLLDIPSTFVSVDADDAEPIMERNNQYAEACRSRMDNDKYVDQSVQTLNGATKNKQVQSDSIVMVDKATTVTSWDVYDSLISPEQDEKLCSPELGRAQCPEAAVDSGRGAERSVSVGSTDSTASAASSLKEVEALGNSLNAESDLQLIMLSEKFQHCLLVMERSILGNIFQPQLAAYRQLPVIEDPESPVKPGMGEQREEDAESPRSPAVVRLWAFSCELSRGSSVSSMAWNKKNPDLLAVGYGEFGSSNQKPGLVCCWSLKNPTWPERVIRCDSAVTSLDFSSNNPSQLAVGMQDGSIAIYNVKSRDNKACFISSSGCPNRHLDPVWQLRWTQQELSLTGEEKVESLFSVAADGRISKWFVSNNGLDCIDLMKLKKSHNTKKKAGGTTTGKKTESVLSALTPGLCFDFHPTDASVYLVGTWEGLIHKCSCSNSQQFLETFKKHFCPVNHVTWSPLSPDVFLSCSADWTIQLWKQDHHKPVLGFTSTQRTVCDIKWSPKWATVFGAVNEGQLEIWDLNSSILDPVIVQPAAAGVKMNSLLFAPQTDCVLVGDSDGQVTVYQLRNLCVGDSSQVDVLEGIIRSAVPG comes from the exons ATGTCTACCTCTGTggcaaaagaagaaagaaagaagagacgTACTCTGGTTCTAAGGCC CTCTTCTCGAACAATAAATATTTCGGTGTCAGGCATACATGGAGTCAACCAAAGTACAAGAGACACAAACAGCGTCGTCGGTTCCCCGAGCAGGAAAAGTTTCAGCCTGGGCGGTAGCAGCAAAGTTCTGGAGAAGAGCGCCATTCAAACTCAGAGACAAGCTGTTCGG GTGTTTGATGATGAAGGCAATGACGTCACTCCTCAGCCGCTGCACCATGCAGATCCAGCAGCTGCGCAGGCCAAAGCCAGCAGGTTGTTTCTGGATGAAATCTCCGCTGGATCCGCATCAGATCAGATAACAGCCACCGGGAGCTTTGCTATGCCTTTCTCCAG GTCAATATTAGGAAGCAGCAGAATATCCAGCCAGTCTACCATAGAGTCGATGAATGAGGAGATTGAGGATACATTTTCCAAACGGGACATGCCCGTCAACTTCCCAG ATGTGCAGGGGAAAAGAGACACTGTGAAAGAACAGGTGACAGAAGACATGTTGAAAGAGGTCATAGATCTCTACATCTCTGAGACAGACAGCATTTCACTGCTGGACATACCCAGCACCTTTGTGTCAGTAGACGCCGATGACGCAGAACCTATCAT GGAGAGAAACAATCAGTATGCTGAGGCTTGCAGGAGCAGAATGGACAACGATAAGTATGTGGATCAATCAGTGCAGACGTTGAATGGAGCAACTAAAAACAAACAGGTCCAGAGCGACAGCATTGTCATGGTGGACAAAG CCACGACTGTTACCAGCTGGGATGTGTATGACAGTTTGATCAGCCCTGAGCAGGATGAAAAGCTGTGCAGCCCTGAACTGGGGAGGGCTCAGTGTCCCGAGGCTGCTGTGGACAGTGGCAGAGGTGCAGAGAGGAGCGTGTCAGTGGGCAGCACAGACAGTACAG CCAGTGCTGCCAGCTCATTGAAAGAAGTGGAGGCGCTTGGGAACAGTTTAAACGCTGAGTCAGACTTGCAGCTGATCATGCTGTCAGAGAAATTCCAACACTGCTTACTAGTGATGGAGAGGAGCATTCTGGGAAACATTTTCCAACCCCAGCTGGCTGCTTACAGACAGCTGCCCGTAATAGAAG ACCCAGAGAGTCCGGTGAAGCCTGGGAtgggggagcagagggaggaggaTGCAGAGAGCCCTAGATCTCCGGCCGTGGTGCGTCTCTGGGCTTTCAGCTGTGAGCTCAGCCGAGGGAGCAGCGTCAGCAGCATGGCCTGGAACAAGAAGAACCCg GACCTTCTGGCTGTGGGCTATGGTGAGTTTGGCTCCAGTAACCAGAAACCAGGCCTGGTGTGCTGCTGGTCTCTCAAAAATCCCACG TGGCCGGAGCGTGTCATCCGCTGTGACAGCGCTGTGACTTCCCTGGATTTCTCATCCAATAACCCCAGTCAGCTGGCTGTGGGCATGCAAGATGGCAGCATCGCTATCTACAACGTGAAGAGTCGAGACAACAAGGCCTGTTTCATCAGCAGCAG tGGATGTCCCAACAGGCACTTGGATCCAGTGTGGCAGCTTAGGTGGACCCAACAGGAGTTGAGTCTGACAGGAGAAGAGAAGGTGGAATCTCTGTTTTCTGTGGCTGCAGATGGCAGGATCAGCAAGTGGTTTGTCAGCAACAATGGCCTCGACTGCATAG actTGATGAAGCTGAAGAAGAGTCACAACACAAAGAAGAAGGCTGGAGGGACCACCACAGGGAAGAAGACAGAAAGTGTTCTGTCAGCGCTGACTCCTGGTCTGTGCTTTGACTTCCATCCAACA GATGCCAGTGTCTACTTGGTTGGCACATGGGAAGGTCTCATCCACAAATGCTCCTGTTCCAACAGTCAGCAGTTTCTGGAGACGTTCAAGAAGCACTTT TGTCCTGTGAACCACGTCACATGGAGTCCACTCAGTCCAGATGTGTTCCTGAGCTGCTCGGCTGACTGGACCATCCAGCTGTGGAAGCAGGACCACCATAAGCCCGTGTTAGGCTTCACCTCCACCCAGAGAACGGTGTGCGACATCAAGTGGTCCCCAAAGTGGGCGACAGTATTCGGAGCCGTTAATGAGGGACAGCTGGAGATCTGGGACCTGAATTCAAGCAT CTTGGACCCAGTCATTGTGCAGCCTGCTGCCGCTGGTGTGAAGATGAACTCCCTGCTGTTTGCCCCTCAGACAGACTGTGTCCTGGTCGGAGACAGCGATGGACAGGTGACCGTCTACCAGCTCAGGAACCTCTGTGTGGGAGACAGCAGCCAG GTGGATGTTCTGGAGGGCATCATCCGCTCTGCGGTTCCTGGATAG